The Dama dama isolate Ldn47 chromosome 28, ASM3311817v1, whole genome shotgun sequence genome has a window encoding:
- the OOEP gene encoding oocyte-expressed protein homolog yields the protein MVDDAGDSEALGDGLLGFPLPSPRVRIRPWWFPAQDLRNPLVFFLEAWLADSIFGPDRALVPEMEWMSQALLMVDAVDTGNVVEVTVFARPAVQRQVKSVLLSQASVLREQRARAEKMEQLEEFLKAHAPGPQVPQHPVT from the exons ATGGTCGACGATGCTGGCGACTCAGAGGCTCTCGGGGACGGGCTGCTGGGGTTCCCGCTTCCCTCGCCGCGGGTTCGCATCCGGCCATGGTGGTTTCCTGCGCAGGACTTGAGGAATCCGCTGGTGTTCTTCCTGGAGGCGTGGCTGGCCGACTCGATCTTTG GCCCAGACCGAGCCTTGGTTCCTGAAATGGAGTGGATGAGCCAGGCCCTGCTGATGGTGGACGCTGTTGACACTGGGAACGTGGTCGAAGTCACGGTTTTCGCGCGGCCAGCAGTCCAGCGTCAGGTGAAGAGCGTGCTTCTGAGCCAGGCGTCAGTGCTCCGGGAGCAGCGCGCCCGAG CTGAGAAGATGGAACAACTTGAGGAATTCCTGAAGGCCCATGCACCAGGTCCACAGGTGCCCCAGCATCCTGTTACATGA
- the KHDC3L gene encoding KH domain-containing protein 3, producing the protein MAAPKRFPTLVQLEQRGKLFEVLGNLTKRPYWFHSEYLKSPKAVHLEAWLVEAIFGRGGEHIPHVECVSQTLLHVHQWDPDGEAEILIFGRPYYQQDVSKMIMNLADYHRQLRARSSEKAPAREAGTQRSPDAVQEAGTQRSPDAVQEAGTQRSPDAVQEAGTQRSPDAVQEAGTQRSPDAVQEAGTQRSPDAVQEAGTQRSPDAVQEAGTQRSPSAFQQTATQRSPSAFQQTATQLSPGKARDTGTQRFPSAAREAGAQRSPSATQQAAIQLSADKVRETGTQRSPSAAREAATQRSPGAAREAATQRSPGAAREAATQRSPGAAREAATQRSPGAAREAATQRSPGAAREAATQRSPGAAREAATQRSPGAAREAATQRSPGAAREAATQRSPGAAREAATQRSPGAAREAATQRSPGAAREAATQRSPGAAREAATQRSPGAAREAATQRSPGAAREAATQRSPGAAREAATQRSPGAAREAATQRSPGADREAATQRSPGAVREAGTQSFLEVTRDRSF; encoded by the exons ATGGCCGCTCCCAAGCGGTTTCCGACGCTTGTTCAGCTGGAGCAGCGAGGGAAGCTCTTCGAGGTGCTTGGTAACCTCACCAAGCGGCCCTACTGGTTTCACTCCGAGTACCTCAAGAGCCCGAAGGCAGTTCACCTGGAGGCCTGGCTGGTGGAAGCGATCTTCG GCCGGGGTGGAGAACACATCCCTCACGTCGAGTGTGTGTCACAGACCCTGCTTCACGTTCATCAGTGGGACCCGGACGGCGAGGCTGAAATCTTGATATTTGGCCGGCCTTATTACCAGCAGGATGTATCCAAGATGATCATGAATTTGGCTGACTATCACCGTCAACTCCGGGCGCGAA GCTCTGAGAAGGCTCCTGCCCGAGAGGCCGGGACCCAGCGATCCCCCGACGCAGTCCAGGAGGCCGGGACCCAGCGGTCCCCCGACGCAGTCCAGGAGGCCGGGACCCAGCGGTCCCCCGACGCAGTCCAGGAGGCCGGGACCCAGCGGTCCCCCGACGCAGTCCAGGAGGCCGGGACCCAGCGGTCCCCCGACGCAGTCCAGGAGGCCGGGACCCAGCGGTCCCCCGACGCAGTCCAGGAGGCCGGGACCCAGCGGTCCCCCGACGCAGTCCAGGAGGCCGGGACCCAGCGGTCCCCCAGCGCATTCCAGCAGACGGCGACCCAGCGGTCCCCCAGCGCATTCCAGCAGACGGCGACCCAGCTGTCACCCGGGAAAGCCCGGGATACGGGGACCCAGCGATTCCCCAGCGCTGCCCGAGAGGCCGGGGCCCAGCGTTCCCCCAGCGCAACCCAGCAGGCGGCGATCCAGTTGTCAGCCGATAAAGTCCGGGAGACTGGGACCCAGCGATCCCCCAGCGCTGCCCGAGAGGCGGCGACCCAGCGGTCCCCCGGCGCAGCCCGCGAGGCGGCGACCCAGCGGTCCCCCGGCGCAGCCCGCGAGGCGGCGACCCAGCGGTCCCCCGGCGCAGCCCGCGAGGCGGCGACCCAGCGGTCCCCCGGCGCAGCCCGCGAGGCGGCGACCCAGAGGTCCCCCGGCGCAGCCCGCGAGGCGGCGACCCAGCGGTCCCCCGGCGCAGCCCGCGAGGCGGCGACCCAGCGGTCCCCCGGCGCAGCCCGCGAGGCGGCCACCCAGCGGTCCCCCGGCGCAGCCCGCGAGGCGGCCACCCAGCGGTCCCCCGGCGCAGCCCGCGAGGCGGCCACCCAGCGGTCCCCCGGCGCAGCCCGCGAGGCGGCGACCCAGCGGTCCCCCGGCGCAGCCCGCGAGGCGGCGACCCAGCGGTCCCCCGGCGCAGCCCGCGAGGCGGCGACCCAGCGGTCCCCCGGCGCAGCCCGCGAGGCGGCCACCCAGCGGTCCCCCGGCGCAGCCCGCGAGGCGGCCACCCAGCGGTCCCCCGGCGCAGCCCGCGAGGCGGCGACCCAGCGGTCCCCCGGCGCAGCCCGCGAGGCGGCGACCCAGCGGTCCCCCGGCGCAGACCGCGAGGCGGCGACCCAGCGGTCCCCCGGCGCAGTCCGGGAAGCCGGCACCCAGAGCTTCCTCGAAGTTACGCGGGATCGCAGTTTCTGA